A region of Lycium barbarum isolate Lr01 chromosome 1, ASM1917538v2, whole genome shotgun sequence DNA encodes the following proteins:
- the LOC132629910 gene encoding uncharacterized protein LOC132629910, which produces MAAFELLHHQARRHYLLYKKNPLLRSHFHRFLSSSSSQSQPEISQENPNPNNPISIQPVSYTPKDLPQNPSGVDPTRPESSTRDPVKAADGGTWTREDLRYLKDAPKIAPVSYPTRVAPLPEDRPEEEGEGRVEVKGDEEMERERRRIEAQKRAAMRRVLNVEEEMVPFPTLVNVKSDDEKKKKKPVYDLKEAIRLVKANAKKKFDETLEAHVVLTSDMRRSDLKLEGTVAVPHGFGKVYRIAVFAEGATADEAREAGADVVGGLELIENIKSGNVKIDFDKCFSTHAMMPNLRQIARYLRQLMPDTKKGTVTKDITKAVKDAKRGVPFKKDKTAIVHVGIGKVSFQEDALCENIGAFVHELLRQKPAGLKKSSKYAGYVNTVHLCSTMGPSFPVTIQSLSIAADRHARKYVQ; this is translated from the exons ATGGCGGCTTTCGAGCTACTTCACCATCAAGCTCGTCGCCACTATTTATTATACAAAAAAAACCCTCTTCTCCGTTCTCATTTTCATCGATTTCTCTCATCCTCATCATCACAATCACAACCCGAAATATCCCAAGAAAACCCGAACCCGAATAACCCAATATCAATCCAACCCGTTTCCTACACCCCCAAAGACCTCCCACAAAACCCATCTGGAGTTGACCCGACCCGACCTGAATCAAGTACCCGGGACCCAGTTAAAGCAGCGGATGGTGGGACGTGGACCCGGGAGGATCTCAG GTACTTGAAGGATGCACCGAAGATAGCTCCGGTTTCTTACCCGACTCGGGTGGCTCCGTTACCGGAGGATCGGCCCGAAGAGGAAGGGGAAGGGAGAGTGGAGGTTAAGGGTGATGAGGAGatggagagagagaggagaagaaTCGAGGCGCAAAAAAGGGCTGCCATGAGGAGAGTTTTGAATGTTGAAGAGGAAATGGTTCCATTCCCAACATTGGTTAATGTTAAGAGTGATgatgaaaagaagaagaaaaagccTGTTTATGATCTTAAAGAAGCCATTCGGCTTGTAAAG GCTAATGCCAAGAAGAAGTTTGATGAAACTCTGGAAGCTCATGTTGTTTTGACTTCTGATATGCGCCGAAGTGACCTG AAGCTTGAAGGTACAGTGGCTGTTCCTCATGGGTTTGGAAAG GTATATCGCATTGCTGTTTTTGCTGAAGGAGCTACTGCTGATGAAGCCCGAGAAGCAGGGGCTGATGTTGTTGGTGGTTTGGAGCTCATAGAGAATATCAAGAGTG GAAATGTGAAGATTGATTTTGACAAATGTTTTTCCACTCATGCAATGATGCCGAACTTGAGACAG ATTGCGAGGTATTTGAGGCAACTGATGCCAGATACTAAA AAAGGTACTGTTACCAAAGATATCACAAAAGCAGTGAAAGATGCTAAACGAGGTGTACCTTTCAAAAAAGACAAAACTGCAATTGTGCATGTAGGAATTGGGAAG GTAAGTTTTCAAGAAGATGCATTGTGTGAAAACATTGGGGCATTTGTTCATGAACTTCTGCGTCAGAAGCCTGCTGGCCTAAAAAAGA GCTCAAAATATGCTGGTTATGTGAATACAGTCCATCTGTGTAGCACC ATGGGTCCATCATTCCCTGTTACAATACAGTCGTTATCGATTGCAGCGGATCGCCATGCAAGGAAATATGTTCAATGA